In a genomic window of Glycine max cultivar Williams 82 chromosome 13, Glycine_max_v4.0, whole genome shotgun sequence:
- the LOC100783352 gene encoding uncharacterized protein isoform X4, producing MHNFLDNRLQKLDDNTPQYSVTAELSGLVISLDEVQLQHMCLVWDYICTCRLREKYGRFRPWHCLLPRKCEGWQIFWWHYAQESVLSDVRRKLKKTSWRYLGDRLSFRRKYLNLYKAKLDFLQQEQLVDDDVLRDLEQMEKESDLDDILNYRSAAEYEMQEFLSRCSMPNNGKINNDIPTEKSCNDEHTVKSRGWLNWLSRGMLGAGGTDDSSQFSGVVSYDVKDISEATEFHPLVSSSFDVAVKHELCIFSIKFQIHQISATLCNKRHNKGIAEIIIEGGIVESNIYKERGIVISKFNSGKMVDLSNKTVVVHIGGPVIENNILDNLDSCCSIQVNFSSHGDMDVSVKGILQQLEVTVDANILSNLLEFSDVFTSFKFLNERVLLSLNGIENDNIRLLSKAEYISVNHKKVVWDVSIVDVSVNFPWRSTASEYSNLVLKSRSLCCKSTNSLESFSSKVEEQPYSLKNFLNSISTSGICLGIQLQDLYDYFDVTLNDFKIIMVNSDQSQKVYILEKFSVSFFLALCMIPDESILKQLEVYVLIESLKVHFSPSIYGAFIELTNHLGTLHVTGESGVLNSPHPPNIVSVLPTYSTFGISIVSIIDSIDLDVDLEDSGDNSSKLMVSLQKMVLRYASSEFQELSLSMKSLMICACKMKEEKDSQVVLLSGNLSSPGAAVGEDCVSGPNIEVDQYSDVAMLADACFAMHYESSRTDVLCHKIFMYLNNADIHCYPHIAGLLIGFFHRLSAYSSSFEKSSASNTVDISKIFSSFGLQKFGFSNYFEFGFTDSACIPLDCFPFVTIHNSGSLGNLESALVHAIPDWRKYFILRDRKIKSSNINMRRGSKFFQVSPSKSKSDFVYSHETGIASTCDIFSTELHLFGIRAHFHDSSCIIGTIMVPTSKSSLLFCEDSMDILSSSEGLALTSSWGPQNFQDNLWGPSSPNLSPILNVRVRKGQNISSTIDLEISIGIQHVYCMLPSEYLSIIIGYFSLSDWGGASGDQCFSDEQSDTDVKNEMKITYKFEILDSNLIFPVVSNDRQFIKIEMPQLYCSFIENSGVDEVLKNIPPECLVPIHKLAKRNDCLNVFGRDLFVSFLLYKNDLLGLATVERNTEFLTSALIAPINADVWVRIPVGGKSNCKSTSSICFMTSISSCHIVAEDSHFFDGCMAIWDVIEEFSSVDDQSKCFKSDVLQFLNSKRSLEATRTISPTLMASTIMSTEVKCCAQSLFISFHHRKEDFVELITKGDLGFVCSASLINDSLVCLDLGFSSVVFYSPRDSILAKCTPTSFSMSVLSISFSQSIGGKNKLDLCLSSIDIWLHLAEWTEVVKFLNHFRLHLERTPVNAITNSLSVDASNSVKKSTVQHSSSFLDSESTSAPFTSQEIENDVFIIKSENFCITFHIPVWVGEEPHVEFQHSQGLNVTPLSVSSDIVEEKDAKFLTVSFNMNGFELVIRSRDIQLTSKMEKLSSVIMIVENGRHTSCPLLDVIEVQVDAVLCKNHTNTIELNVEIACDNSNVWISHPTFHLWNAVKFDVPESGPSQYSTSGITFKFQMRKVSILLTDGRWSYNGPELEILVRNILFHTIASGKHMECSVNGDLQVNYNNIEKVSWEPFIEPWKFVLTLVREQEMSVMPNRSVSTDIILKSTTQLNINITESLVECLSRATEMFSDALGLMVLDDHEGNKLVHSPCAEYMCTRKCGAPYVLQNLTSVPLLYQVFHGLVNPDDLHDSDENHAKYVQPGSSIPIYMDENAEQQLSRFRPSHSSDSLNEPRSNGFAHHYITVQLEGTSRSSGPISMDLVGLTCFEVNFSKTYNDTAEDNSLNTSPTFVVPVVFDVSVLRHSKLIRIYSTVVLLNATSTPVELRFDIPFSVSPTLLGPIQPGQQFPLPLHLAEAGCVRWRPMGNSYLWSEAHNLTNLLSVNSKVGNFKSFMCYPSHPSSRPFRCCLSVKNISLTSSGWLKNNVPANDVKKHYIHHLILSAPLIINNYLPKEILLISESGGVGHTVRVSEVGTSVYHIDPSHDLGLEICIDGFKCSNFKFPRLETFCTMAKFTEPKFSFSETLIFEPNSSNGPVYVTVEKVMDAYSGSRELIFFVPFILYNCMGFPLCVTEATGETNEREFVIPSYFDGGENETLSYKKDGLSLLTSNRELPVEVPHNPRSYMKNHTISYREDGSANSIGNYHKNLGRQHSKIDSIFRNSSSGKLKSMLSSKIQSTWKDSGSGNHEREKVQPCIYSPSPDSSVNDAFVKVCRCFSEDAKEQLPYSLWSNPFSLLPPSGSSTILVPQLTSNSAFILAMTCNSVTEQYAGRINAITFQPRYVISNACSKEISYKQKGTDAVFYLGIGKHDHLHWTDTTRELLVSICYNESGWQWSGSFLPDHLGDTQLKMRNYVFGTSNMIRVEVQNADISMGDEKIVGNIKGNSGTNLILLSDDDTGYMPYRIDNFSKERLRIYQQRCEMFDTVIHSYTSCPYTWDEPCYPRRLIVEVPGERVLGSYDLDDVKEYVPVYLPSTSEKPARTFYLSVHAEGATKVLSVLDSNYHIFNDVKKSSVPLPTEKRLCDHSLVRASEYKEKISICVPYIGISLIDSYPQELLFACIKDVEMNLLQSLDRQCLSLLILFIQIDNQLRSTPYPVMLSFDSGYRSGHVDHMKSRDDGTRTRIESLNQMSSSSVPVFCLEISKWRKKDISFISFEYIKLRMEDFRLEIEQEVILSLFEFFTNVSSGMQYGIMPSSDPYDGVSLENSSSFVQTSENFRLSAHQCSPRISPMFDEKSKRIASLPSVVPIGAPWQEIFLLARTQKKIYIEMLELSPIKLTLSFSSAPWMLRNRILTSKEFLIHRGLMALADVEGAHIYLKDLIIAHHMASWESIQEILIRHYNRQLLHETYKLFGSAGVIGNPLGFARSMGLGIRDFLSVPAKSIVRSPTGLIMGMAQGTTSLLSNTVYAISDAASQFSKAARKGIVAFTYDDQAVSRMEKHQAIVASDSKGVINEVLEGLTGLLQFPVTGAERHGLPGVLSGVALGITGLVAKPAASILEVTGKTALSIRNRSKPSQLRLQHFRVRLQRPLCREFPLKPYSWEEAVGTSVLVEADDGLKFKDEKLVACKALKEAGKFVVITERFVLVVFSASLINLGKPEFRGIPVDLEWIIEWEIGLENIIHADCSEGVVHIVGSRPDSLLRQNQHSPKGGSGGRTRSVRWNQFATHLPFPQTNLELASEEDAANLLQILLSAIEKEKGKAWDGGRILHRSRMK from the exons GATATATCTGAAGCAACTGAGTTTCATCCTCTAGTTTCATCTAGCTTTGATGTTGCTGTAAAGCATGAATTATGCATATTTTCAATCAAGTTTCAGATTCATCAGATTTCTGCAACTCTCTGTAACAA GAGGCACAATAAAGGAATTGCAGAAATAATTATTGAAGGTGGAATTGTCGAGTCTAACATCTACAAAGAACGTGGAATTGTTATATCCAAATTCAATTCTGGGAAAATGGTTGATCTAAGCAACAAGACAGTCGTTGTACATATTGGAGGG CCTGTCATTGAAAACAACATACTGGACAATTTGGATAGTTGTTGCAGCATTCAAGTAAATTTTTCTTCTCATGGAGATATGGACGTGTCAGTGAAG GGAATACTTCAACAACTTGAAGTGACAGTTGAtgcaaatattttatcaaatttgttAGAGTTTTCTGATGTCTTTACATCCTTCAAATTTCTTAATGAAAGG GTGCTGTTGTCACTGAATGGAATTGAAAATGACAATATTAGGCTCCTATCCAAAGCAGA ATACATTTCTGTAAACCATAAAAAAGTTGTGTGGGATGTTAGTATTGTTGATGTTTCTGTTAATTTTCCTTGGAGAAGTACAGCATCAGAGTATAGCAACTTG GTATTGAAGTCAAGATCTTTATGCTGTAAATCCACAAATAGTCTTGAgtctttttcttcaaaagttGAGGAGCAACCGTACTCTCTGAAGAACTTTTTAAATTCAATATCCACATCTGGGATTTGTTTAGGCATCCAACTTCAAGATCTATATGATTATTTTGATGTTACACTAAATGATTTTAAG ATCATCATGGTAAATTCTGACCAGTCACAAAAGGTTTATATTCTTGAGAAATTTAGTGTTTCGTTCTTCCTGGCACTTTGCATGATCCCAGATGAGTCCATTTTGAAGCAGTTAGAG GTTTATGTACTTATTGAATCACTTAAAGTACACTTCTCTCCTTCAATATACGGTGCATTCATAGAATTGACGAATCATCTGGGTACATTGCATGTAACGGGTGAATCTGGAGTCTTAAATTCCCCTCATCCTCCCAATATTGTTTCAGTTTTGCCAACATATTCTACTTTTGGCATATCCATTGTTTCAATAATTGATTCCATTGATCTTGATGTTGACCTTGAAGATAGTGGAGATAACAGCTCAAAGCTCATGGTTTCCTTACAAAAAATGGTCTTACG gtatgcttCTTCAGAATTTCAGGAGTTATCTCTCAGTATGAAGTCTTTAATGATCTGTGCTTGTaaaatgaaggaagaaaaagacagCCAGGTTGTGCTTTTATCGGGAAATTTATCTTCTCCTGGTGCTGCAGTTGGAGAAGACTGTGTTTCTGGACCAAATATTGAAGTTGATCAATATTCTGATGTGGCTATGCTGGCTGATGCATGTTTCGCTATGCATTATGAATCTTCCAGAACTGATGTGCTTTGTCATAAGATTTTTATGTACTTAAATAATGCTGATATCCACTGCTACCCACATATTGCTGGACTGCTCATTGGATTCTTTCATAGGTTGTCTGCCTATAGTAGCAGTTTTGAGAAATCCTCTGCCAGTAATACTGTTGACATTTCAAAAATTTTCTCAAGTTTTGGGTTACAGAAGTTTGGCTtctcaaattattttgaatttggttTCACTGATTCTGCTTGCATTCCATTGGATTGCTTTCCATTTGTAACGATTCACAATTCTGGTTCTCTTGGTAATCTAGAGAGCGCACTCGTACATGCCATTCCTGACtggagaaaatattttatcctgagggacagaaaaatcaaaagttcCAATATAAATATGAGGAGAGGGTCCAAATTTTTCCAGGTCTCTCCCTCAAAATCCAAATCTGATTTTGTATATTCTCATGAAACTGGGATTGCGAGCACCTGTGATATTTTTTCTACTGAATTGCACCTATTTGGAATAAGAGCACATTTTCATGACTCATCATGCATTATTGGGACAATCATGGTGCCTACTTCTAAGTCTTCTCTATTATTTTGTGAAGACAGTATGGATATATTGTCTTCTTCTGAAGGATTGGCTCTTACATCATCTTGGGGGCCGCAAAATTTTCAAGATAATCTATGGGGTCCCTCTTCACCAAATTTGTCTCCTATTTTAAATGTACGAGTCAGGAAAGGACAAAATATATCTTCAACTATTGATTTGGAAATAAGCATTGGCATTCAGCATGTCTACTGCATGTTACCTTCCGAATATCTCTCCATTATCATTGGTTACTTCTCATTATCTGATTGGGGTGGTGCTTCTGGTGACCAGTGTTTCTCTGACGAGCAAAGTGATACAGatgtaaaaaatgaaatgaaaattacatataaatttgaaatcttGGACTCCAATCTTATTTTTCCAGTGGTAAGTAATGACCGTCAGTTTATAAAGATTGAAATGCCACAGCTTTATTGTAGTTTCATCGAGAATTCTGGTGTTGATGAAGTACTAAAGAACATCCCTCCTGAATGTTTGGTTCCTATTCATAAGCTTGCAAAAAGAAATGATTGTTTAAATGTATTTGGGCGAGACTTGTTTGTATCATTCCTTCTTTACAAGAATGATTTGCTTGGCTTAGCAACAGTTGAACGGAATACGGAATTTTTAACAAGTGCTTTAATTGCACCCATAAATGCAGATGTTTGGGTCAGAATTCCAGTTGGTGGCAAATCTAATTGCAAAAGTACTTCATCAATATGTTTCATGACAAGCATCAGCAGTTGTCATATTGTTGcagaag ATAGCCACTTTTTTGATGGATGCATGGCCATATGGGATGTTATTGAGGAATTCTCCTCAGTTGATGATCAATCCAAATGTTTCAAATCAGATGTTCTGCAATTCCTTAATTCAAAGAGAAGTTTAGAGGCAACCCGAACCATTTCTCCAACTCTGATGGCCTCAACTATCATGTCAACAGAAGTTAAATGTTGCGCACAGTCTTTATTTATAAGCTTCCATCATAGAAAAGAAGATTTTGTGGAATTAATAACCAAGGGTGATTTGGGGTTTGTTTGTTCTGCATCCTTAATAAATGATTCCTTGGTATGTTTAGATTTGGGTTTCTCTTCCGTAGTGTTTTACTCTCCACGTGATTCTATTTTAGCAAAATGCACCCCAACTTCCTTTTCCATGTCAGTACTTAGTATCTCTTTTTCTCAATCTATTGGTGGAAAAAATAAACTTGACCTTTGTCTTTCATCCATTGATATTTGGCTTCATTTGGCTGAGTGGACTGAGGTTGTTAAATTCCTTAATCATTTCCGTTTACATTTGGAAAGAACTCCTGTGAATGCAATAACAAATAGTTTGTCCGTGGATGCTTctaattctgtaaaaaaatCAACAGTTCAACATAGTTCAAGTTTCCTTGATTCTGAAAGCACCTCAGCACCTTTTACTTCACAAGAGATTGAGAATGATGTCTTTATAATTAAGTCAGAAAATTTTTGTATTACATTTCACATCCCTGTTTGGGTTGGTGAGGAACCTCATGTGGAATTTCAGCATTCTCAAGGTCTCAATGTGACACCTTTAAGTGTATCTTCTGATATAGTTGAAGAAAAAGATGCAAAATTTCTTACTGTTTCTTTCAACATGAATGGTTTTGAATTAGTTATAAGAAGCAGAGATATCCAACTGACGTCCAAAATGGAAAAACTTAGCAGTGTAATAATGATAGTTGAGAATGGAAGACATACATCTTGCCCACTGCTTGATGTAATTGAGGTTCAAGTGGATGCTGTACTCTGTAAGAATCATACGAACACCATTGAGCTCAATGTGGAAATTGCATGTGATAATTCAAATGTATGGATTTCGCATCCTACATTTCATTTATGGAATGCTGTAAAATTTGATGTTCCGGAATCAGGACCTTCTCAATATTCAACTAGTGGCATTACTTTCAAATTCCAGATGAGGAAGGTTTCTATTCTACTAACAGATGGAAGG TGGAGCTACAATGGGCCTGAGCTGGAGATTCTGGTCAGAAACATCTTGTTTCATACAATTGCAAGTGGAAAGCACATGGAATGTTCTGTCAATGGTGATCTTCAAGTAAACTACAATAACATCGAAAAg GTGTCATGGGAGCCTTTTATTGAGCCTTGGAAGTTTGTGTTGACATTAGTCAGGGAACAAGAAATGAGTGTTATGCCGAATAGGTCCGTTTCAACAGATATCATTCTCAAATCTACAACCCAGCTGAACATTAATATTACAGAATCCTTAGTAGAg TGTCTTTCACGTGCTACAGAGATGTTTTCTGATGCCCTGGGTCTTATGGTATTGGATGATCATGAAGGCAACAAACTTGTGCATTCACCATGTGCAGAATATATGTGTACTAGAAAATGTGGTGCTCCTTATGTTTTGCAAAACTTGACTTCTGTGCCTCTTTTATATCAAGTATTTCATGGGCTTGTCAATCCTGATGATCTTCATGATTCTGATGAGAATCATGCAAAATATGTGCAACCAGGTTCTTCAATTCCGATATACATGGATGAAAATGCTGAACAGCAACTTTCGCGTTTCAGGCCTTCTCATTCTTCTGATAGTTTAAATGAGCCAAGGTCAAATGGATTTGCTCATCATTATATTACTGTGCAGCTTGAAGGAACTTCTAGGTCATCTGGTCCCATTTCAATGGATTTGGTGGGACTAACATGCTTTGAGGTTAATTTCTCCAAGACATATAATGACACTGCTGAGGATAATAGTCTGAATACATCCCCTACTTTTGTTGTTCCGGTTGTATTTGATGTTTCAGTGCTGCGCCATAGCAAGTTAATACGAATATACTCCACT GTTGTACTTCTAAATGCAACCTCTACCCCTGTTGAGCTGCGGTTTGATATTCCATTTAGTGTGTCACCAACG TTATTAGGTCCAATACAACCTGGGCAGCAGTTTCCACTTCCACTACATTTGGCTGAAGCTGGCTGTGTAAGGTGGCGACCAATGGGGAACTCTTACTTGTGGAGTGAAGCTCATAACCTCACCAATCTTCTTTCAGTAAACAGCAAAGTTGGaaattttaaatctttcatGTGCTATCCATCTCATCCAAGTAGTCGTCCGTTTCGGTGCTGTCTATCAGTTAAGAATATTAGCTTGACTTCATCTGGCTGGCTGAAAAATAATGTCCCTGCAAATGATGTAAAGAAGCACTATATTCATCACTTGATCTTAAGTGCTCCACTAATAATTAACAACTACCTTCCTAAAGAAATTTTGTTGATCAGTGAGAGTGGTGGGGTAGGCCATACTGTGAGAGTTTCAGAG gtgGGAACTTCTGTATATCATATTGATCCCTCACATGACCTAGGACTGGAGATCTGCATTGATGGATTTAAAtgttctaattttaaatttcctcGTTTAGAAACTTTCTGCACAATGGCAAAGTTCACTGAACCcaagttttcattttctgaaaccCTGATATTTGAACCAAATAGTTCTAATG GCCCAGTATATGTTACTGTAGAGAAAGTGATGGATGCTTATTCTGGTAGTAGGGAACTCATCTTTTTTGTtccctttattttatataactgtATGGGTTTTCCCCTGTGCGTAACGGAAGCCACTGGTGAAACCAATGAAAGGGAATTTGTCATTCCTTCTTATTTTGACGGAGGTGAAAATGAAACATTATCATATAAAAAGGATGGTCTTTCTTTGCTTACATCCAACCGTGAATTACCCGTGGAAGTTCCTCATAACCCAAGGAGTTATATGAAGAATCATACCATTTCTTACAGAGAGGATGGTAGTGCAAACTCTATTGGTAATTACCATAAGAATTTGGGAAGGCAACACAGCAAAATTGATTCTATATTTCGAAATTCTTCTTCAGGAAAATTGAAGAGTATGCTGAGCTCGAAGATCCAGTCCACTTGGAAGGATTCAGGTTCTGGTAATCATGAGCGTGAGAAGGTTCAGCCATGCATTTATTCTCCAAGCCCTGATTCCTCTGTAAATGATGCTTTTGTTAAAGTATGTAGATGTTTTTCTGAAGATGCCAAGGAACAGTTGCCATATTCTCTGTGGTCAAATCCATTTTCTCTGCTACCACCAAGTGGTTCAAGCACTATCCTTGTTCCTCAGTTGACTTCAAATTCTGCATTCATTCTAGCTATGACATGTAACTCAGTTACTGAACAATATGCTGGGAGGATAAATGCAATCACTTTTCAGCCTAG ATATGTAATCAGCAATGCATGCAGCAAGGAAATATCTTATAAGCAGAAAGGCACTGATGCCGTGTTTTATTTAGGAATAGGAAAACATGATCATCTTCACTGGACAGATACAACCAG GGAGCTGCTTGTTTCAATTTGTTATAATGAATCTGGATGGCAGTGGTCTGGAAGCTTTTTACCAGACCATCTGGGCGATACACAACTGAAAATGAGGAACTATGTTTTTGGAACTTCAAACATGATACGAGTTGAAGTGCAAAATGCTGACATATCTATGGGAGATGAAAAAATAGTTGGAAACATCAAAGGAAACTCTGGGACCAACTTGATTCTTTTGTCAGATGATGATACAGGGTATATGCCATACCGAATTGATAATTTCTCAAAAGAG AGATTGAGAATATATCAGCAGAGGTGTGAAATGTTTGACACAGTCATTCACTCCTATACTTCTTGCCCGTACACCTGGGATGAACCCTGCTATCCTCGTCGTCTTATTGTGGAG GTACCTGGAGAGCGAGTTTTGGGATCATATGACCTCGACGATGTTAAAGAATATGTGCCTGTCTACCTGCCATCAACCTCTGAG AAGCCTGCGAGGACTTTCTATTTATCAGTGCATGCAGAGGGAGCAACAAAG gttcttagtgttcttgattcaaattACCATATCTTTAATGATGTGAAGAAATCAAGTGTTCCACTTCCTACAGAGAAAAGGTTATGTGATCACAGTCTAGTTAGGGCTTCAGAATACAAGGAGAAAATATCAATTTGTGTTCCATATATTGGGATTTCTTTGATTGATTCATACCCACAG GAATTGCTTTTTGCCTGTATTAAGGATGTAGAAATGAATCTACTGCAAAGTTTGGATCGTCAATGTCTTTCCTTGCTGATATTATTCATACAAATTGATAACCAGTTGCGCTCTACTCCATATCCTGTTATGTTGTCCTTCGATAGTGGATACAGATCTGGTCATGTTGATCATATGAAATCTAGGGATGATGGTACGAGAACAAGAATTGAAAGTTTAAATCAAATGAGCAGCTCTTCTGTCCCTGTGTTCTGCCTAGAAATATCAAAGTGGAGGAAAAAAGAcatttcatttatttcattTGAATACATAAAATTGAG GATGGAAGATTTCCGTCTTGAGATTGAACAAGAAGTCATATTAAGCTTATTTGAGTTTTTCACGAATGTCAGTTCAGGGATGCAATATGGAATCATGCCATCTTCAGATCCCTATGATGGAGTGTCACTAGAGAATTCATCCTCATTTGTTCAAACTAGTGAGAATTTCAGATTAAGTGCTCACCAATGTTCTCCAAGAATTTCCCCCATGTTCGATGAAAAATCTAAAAGGATTGCATCTTTACCTTCCGTTGTTCCAATTGGAGCCCCATGGCAGGAAATTTTTCTGTTGGCCAGAACCCAGAAGAAAATTTATATAGAAATGCTTGAATTGTCACCAATCAAGTTGACTTTAAG TTTTTCCAGTGCCCCATGGATGCTTCGGAATAGGATCCTCACATCCAAGGAATTTCTTATACAT AGAGGCCTTATGGCTCTTGCTGATGTTGAGGGAGCACATATTTATCTAAAGGATTTAATCATTGCACATCATATGGCTAGTTGGGAATCCATTCAGGAGATTCTAATTAGGCATTACAACCGCCAACTACTTCATGAGACTTACAAG TTGTTTGGTTCGGCTGGTGTCATTGGAAATCCCTTGGGTTTCGCGCGGAGCATGGGGCTTGGCATTAGAGATTTCTTGTCTGTGCCTGCAAAGAGCATTGTGCGG AGCCCTACTGGACTTATTATGGGCATGGCTCAAGGCACCACTAGTCTTTTAAGCAACACAGTGTATGCTATTAGTGATGCAGCTTCTCAATTCAGTAAAGCTGCACGCAAG GGTATTGTTGCATTTACATATGATGACCAAGCGGTTTCAAGGATGGAAAAACACCAGGCAATTGTAGCTTCTGACAGTAAAGGTGTAATTAATGAAGTTTTAGAG GGACTCACAGGTCTTCTCCAGTTTCCTGTAACAGGAGCCGAGAGGCATGGTCTTCCTGGTGTCCTCTCTG GTGTTGCATTGGGGATTACAGGACTTGTGGCTAAACCTGCTGCTAGTATACTTGAAGTTACGGGAAAAACTGCACTCAGTATTAGAAACCGTAGTAAACCCAGTCAATTAAGACTGCAACACTTTAGGGTTCGGCTTCAAAGGCCACTGTGCCGTGAATTTCCATTAAAACCTTATTCGTGGGAAGAAGCAGTTGGAACGTCAGTACTTGTGGAAGCTGATGATGGTTTAAAGTTCAAAGATGAGAAGTTAGTGGCTTGCAAAGCCCTTAAAGAAGCTGGTAAATTTGTTGTCATAACAGAAAGATTTGTACTCGTTGTTTTCAGTGCAAGTTTGATAAACTTAGGGAAGCCTGAATTCCGCGGCATCCCTGTTGATTTGGAGTGGATAATTGAATGGGAGATTGGATTAGAGAATATAATACATGCCGACTGTAGTGAAGGGGTTGTACACATAGTTGGTAGTCGGCCAGACTCCTTATTGAGGCAAAATCAGCATTCTCCTAAGGGTGGTAGTGGTGGCAGAACCAGATCTGTGCGTTGGAACCAATTTGCCACTCATCTTCCATTTCCTCAGACAAACTTGGAACTAGCAAGTGAGGAAGATGCAGCCAATTTGTTACAGATTTTATTATCTgctattgaaaaagaaaaaggtaaagcaTGGGACGGTGGGCGGATTCTGCATCGATCTAGAATGAAATAG